In the genome of Rhineura floridana isolate rRhiFlo1 chromosome 10, rRhiFlo1.hap2, whole genome shotgun sequence, the window CCCTTCTGTTGGAAAAGGGGGGATTAAACCcgttgatatgtgtgtgtgtatatatatatattatatgaaTATCAGTAGGTCTTCGGACCAACAGGTTTAACTTCCATTATACAATAGGAGCCTAGAGCAACTCGCATTGGCCTAACAGACCCAAAGAGCTCGCCGCCCGGAGAGCCAATATGCCATTTATTTCCTGACCCGGGTTTTAAACAAACGAAAACTTGGGAAAGAAAAAGTAAATTCCCTCAGGGATTTTTGGTTGCTGTTGTACTACTTACTAGTTCTCTTCGTTTTAAAAgctgtttctgtttttatttgaaAAAGTCACGATTTCGCGACGGAATGAAACAGAGATACGGAGAAAGCATGTTTCAAGAAGAAACAAGCCGGATCAGCTAAGCAGAGCCAGGTGTTGCGTTGCCGTCATGCCCTTGTACCCTTTTAAATGGAGGGTTGTGCGTCTCCCGATGTCTTTGATTAAATTCACGCAAgagggtatatatatatatatatatatatatatatatatatatatatatatatatatatatatatatatatatatatatatatatggtctgTCACACCGTATATTTCGGAAGCGTCCCCAGAAACGCCATTTCCTGGAAATCTCTACGGAAGGAGATTCCGGCCTCTGGCTACAAAAGACGAGCCGCTTCCGTTAGACGTTCCCTTGCGCAAGTCTCACAGAGATGAATGGGAGCTGTTGCGCAAGAGAACGCCAGCTTCCGTTCCCGCGGGGCCGACGCAGGGCCACTTCTCAAGGGCTTGGGCTCGGAAACCGTAAGCTGAATTGCAAGCGAAATCTGCCTGGCTTTTCATTTAACCTTCTCTGTTCTGTCCTCCCTCCCCAGTTTTCACTGGATCTGCAGGACAACTTCGCTTTCCTTCTTTTCGGCCTCTTGTCCTAAATAAAATtaagccaaagaaagaaagaaaccattaAAAACGGGACCGAACTCAACTGTACCGTTCTATGCCTGTTGTTTATCCTTAAAAGAAAGTCCCCCTTGACTtccatggggctgactcccaagCAAATCCTGAAAGGCTGGAAAGCTGTTCAACTTGTTCGGGCCTAGACAGGATTCAGGCATGAGAGATTATCCCCAAGTGGAGGGAGTGGAATCGCTCTCCTGGCTAACTTCGACGCTGGGGAAACAGGtcggtttgtttttgtttttagcaaaATTGCCAATTGCTGAGGCAAATCCTCCCCGCGTctccctttttttcctctccctccccctttcaaaGCGGAGAGGCGCAGGAAAGGTACGTGTGTTCTAAACCGAGAGTGCAAATCGTCCTTTCCTCCCGCCTGGTTGAAAGGAAATCCCCGCGAAGGTGTGAAGTGCTCTGCAGGTCGCACACAAACACATCCCGACGTAGCTGCTGTTGCATGTAAAACGGGGAGGGGAGACGACTTCTTAGATATGTGTAGAAGGATGctcaaggggggaggggaaggaggagggaaggccaGACCAGACCCTGCCTGAGACAGCCCAGTCCGACTCATTGCCTTTCAAGGAATATGTGGATCGGCCTCGAcgtctcctcttctctccccaaaGCCACAACCAAGGAGGGGCTGGCGGAGCGTTCCGAGGCCTGCAGCCTCTCAAGCCACCGCGGGACAGCGAGGCCCCCCGTGTCGAAGAGGGAAATGGCCGCTTAGGCTGCAGACGGCACCGCTGAGCGCCGAGGCGGCGGCTCTCTTTTCATCTCTTCCCCTCAGAAAGTTGATTTCTGGCCTTCAAAGGAGCACGCCCAGGATTCGCCAAGCACCAGGCCTgggctgaaaaacaaaacaaaacaaaacaccagccTTAGCCACGGAGTTCCGGTTAGCCACCCGTCCCTCTCAGGTAGGGGCCATCCTAAAGGCCAAGCAGCTTCATTTTTGGCCCTCTTCGCCTAAGAAAACCGCCCCCCGCCACACGTACAACCAAATTTCCATGAAGGCTCATGTAAAGAATTgagcggggggagggggagaaagaaatctttaaaaaaaaaaagcacttaaGTCACAGGTGACTTGTTCCAATTAGTAGCTGTCTAATTAAATTAGTGTCACCGAGATCAGCCAATAGGTGGGCAAGAAAAGGAGATGTTCGCATCCGAATGGAGCCGCCTCCAAGCCCCTCCCAGGCTGCAGGAGAGGAGTGTACGCGCGCCTATATAAACGCTCCCAAGGTTGGTCAATCGCAGTCAATTGTGTGGTTTTTAAGGCGTGGGGGTCAGGTGGGTGGGCTTTTAATGAGGTCGCCACAGAAGGCGGCTAAAGTCCTTTTTTTCGTGTGTCTTGGAAGAGACTGGTGAACCAGGACGTTGGTGCCGGCTGAGGCGCTGTGAGGTGCGCGCCTTCAGCGCCTCTCCATAGACGGGCTCTCTAGGAGCTGAGAAGGGGGGGCTCTTGAGGAGATGCAGTTGGGGGAGCAGCTCTTGGGGAGCACGGCCAACCTGCCCGGCGCCCCTTTTTATCCGCTGGAGAGCGCGGGCGGCTCCACGCGCCACCTTAGCTCGGGGTCGCCGCCGCGCCTGGACTTGGAAAAGGGACCGAAGAAGTTCGGCGGTGTTTCGGAGCCGGCGGCAGCAGGGATGCTGGGCGAGGCCGAGGCGGCGGGCGACACGCCACCCTTTGTCGCCGCCGGCCAGGGGCCCACTAAAGCGGCGACGGTGGTGGACGGCGGCCGCAAGAGTTCGCCTTGCCCGGCTGAGGAAGAGGTGCTGCCGCCGGTGCCGGCGCCTGCGCGCTACTCGCTGGACGGCCTGAGCCCTGAGCGCTACTACCTGCAATCGCCCGGTCCGCAGGGGGGCGCCGAGCTGGGCGGCCCGTGCGCCCTTTTCCCGTACGCGGGGGCGGCGGGAAGCGCGCAGCCCGGCTCCATGTACCAGGCGTCCGGTGGGACGCGCTACCCCTACGGCTCGGTCCTGTCGCCGCCCGGGGGCTTCTCTACCGCGGCTAGCAGGACGCCTTTCGGGTCGGCCGCCGGCGCCTACCAGTACAGCCAAGGGGCTCCGCCGGGCAGCCTCTATAGCCCTTATCCGGCGGCGGCAGCGGGTTCCTGCGGCGGGCTGGGCGCCCTGGCGATGCCCGGCGGGGCGGGCGGGCTCCGAGCTCAAGTCTTCCTCTGCAACCGGCCGCTCTGGCTCAAGTTCCACCGGCACCAGACCGAGATGATCATCACCAAGCAGGGCAGGTACGCCAGGATCGCGCTTGGAGAAATTGGCTAACTTAGCCTCTGGGAGGGGGGGCGATTTCGGGTTCCGCTAGATCAAATCGAATTTCCTAGAAACGGCTTCTGAGCTTCGGTGGCGTTAATCTGCTTTGATGAACCGGTTTGATGAAATCGCTAGGTTAAGTTTTAGAAGTGCCGTTGGCTAGAGAACTGTAGGAAGAAAGATTCAGATAAATTCAAAGTGCACCCAAAGTGTCCTAGAGTTAAACTGGTTTGAACGTGCCCTAAAAGTTTtcgtgtttttttctttctcctacCTGATCTgacttctttttcttctccttctcctctttccCCGATCGTCAACTGTTCTTTGATGAagttctctgcccccccccacttttctgTCTCTCTTCCCCCAAAGCGAATCACATCTGCCCATTTCCCTGGGAGTGAGCACCAATGAATATAGTGGGACTCGGAAGTTGTTATGCGTAGGTCTGGGCTCTGGACCAGTTTTTCTGTTCCTCCTTGGGAGTAGTCGCCACTGAACCCAGTGTGCTTAACGATCAGAGTATGCCTAAGCTCCGGGTGCGAggaattaactttaaaaaaaaaaacccggcCAGACCGTATTTGaagttgagggtttttttaacatCCCGACCCCCGGAACTCGTTGCTTGGAAATAAAATTCGATCGAAATTGGAAGACGGTTCTCCTTTCCCAGCTTCTTAGGATCGGGATGTTGAACTGGCGCGGGAAGGCAACGCCCTGAAGCTGCCCGATCGAAGCCAGGCAAATCTAAATTTTAGGATTTCGGGGGGAGACTGGGCTCCGGGTTGCGATTTATAACAAACAAATCTCTCCACATCCAAATCAGCCTTGTGTTTTATTCGAATTAGGACACACTGGTAGGTTTTctgtccctcccctcccacctttAAGTAAAACTGGCTTTATCAGATGTCAGACATGAATCGACACTGTCCAGTTCTCAAAATCGTCGTTGGTTCGGATAATAGAatcggggagggaaggggaggggagagagaatgacCCAGTTTCTGCCCAAAGATTCTGGGAAATACGTGTGCAACATATAAAATCGAAAGGAAACGACGATTTGAGACCATTCCAGCCTTCGGACCGGTAATGGGTCAAGGTCCCTAGGTAACAAGACtggcaggcctgtagccagcctaGAAGTTCGGGGGGGGgaccaaaagtgtgtgtgtgggaagctgtaatacatttattttttgtttgtaaaACATTTAGGGGCAGAACAGTTTTAAGGCCCCGCTCCGGGATGGGGCCAGCAGCTTCTTTGGGGCCTGGAAGAGTTCCGCCTCCTTCGAGGCGATGAATTTGTGGGACGGGTGGcgaccctcctcctccttctccagccCTTCTTTCCAGGCAGTTGCTCTGATGCTCGCGGAAGAGGGACTTGGAGCGAAAGCCTCGCGTGGGGAGCCGCCATCTGCCCCATGTTCTCGGCCCAGGTGCTAGCCAAGGCCGAAGCGCGCTGCCAAGAGCCTCGGTGGGGGCTCTTGACGATGCAGCCTCTTAttgcccccccttctttttccaaTATCAGGCGGATGTTCCCCTTCCTGAGCTTCAACATCACAGGCCTCAATCCCACCGCCCACTACAACGTCTTCGTGGAGGTGGTGTTAGCCGATCCCAACCACTGGCGTTTCCAGGGGGGAAAGTGGGTGACATGCGGCAAAGCCGATAACAATATGCAAGGTAAGAAGACCCCACCAGGAGTAGAGGGgtttggggggaggaaagggaaggggacTTTTCTTGCcttccacttccttccttccttaatcCAGATGGTTTTACACAAAGCTCTTGATAGGAGATAAAAGTATGGAAATTCTCACCTGGAGTGTGTCTCTTGTTATGTAGGCAGCAGCCCATTAGGGCTAATGGCAATGACTTGTGAGACAGCTTTTTGAAATGTGACTTCTGAATCTCAAGGTGATGAGTTCTCTCTGGAAAATGACTTTGAGGGACCCTGTACTGGTTTGGAGGTGAGAAAGGAATCGGAAGACCTCAGTTTATTCCACACTGCTAAAAAATGAAAGATCCCAATATTACATTATTTCTCCCCTCTTCATACGCCTGATATTATTATGGACTTTGCAGACTTTCTGTGCCACTGGAAGCCAATGGCTGCAATGCAACGTTCTATAGATAGGCAGTCTGTATTGCTTGTCACTATTGCTTTTCTCATGGTGTTCAAAGTCATGAGCACTTTCTTCTTGGTATTATGTCCAAACTGGGGGAAATGCCTAATTCCAAGCaatgaggggggagggagatgaaATTAACCTTTTCCTGattcttttcctccctccccttccaacagGCAATAAGGTTTACGTGCATCCTGAATCACCCAACACTGGAGCCCACTGGATGAGACAGGAGATCTCGTTTGGAAAACTGAAATTAACTAATAACAAAggggccaataataataatacccaggTAAAATAATGCACTTGATCTTCATTTACTGAGCTGAGCCAGAAAAGAGAATAGGCTTGATCTGAGTTTCTTGGAACTTGATGGAAGGCTGCAGTGGCTTTCGGAATTGCCCAATAGACTCTGAATTTGCTGGAGGCATCCTGGCAGTACATAATCTCTTAACTGTCTTAATCTTGCCTCTTTGTTAAGATTATAAATTGGCATGGGGACAGAGGAACTAGCTCCATATGAAAGGCTAGTTGAATGTCAGGTTGATGTTTTGTCTGTTGTAGACTAAATCAGGGTTCTTGTTCTTCCAGATGATAGTACTGCAATCTCTGCACAAATATCAGCCACGTCTCCATATTGTGGAAGTGACAGAAGATGGTGTTGAAGACATGAATGACTCTTCTAAGACGCAGACATTTAACTTTCCTGAAACCCAGTTCATAGCTGTAACTGCTTATCAGAACACTGATGTAAGGATAAATTATACTTGGCATGCTAAATACTTTTCATTTGAGGTACAGTCTGACACCCTTTTTAAGTAATAAAATAGGAACGTGAACAGATGAATAAATTAAGCTTTATAGATTTGGATTTACTGAAGGCAAACAGTTTTATGTTAATCTGTTTTACCAAAGTTATAAACATAATTATTaccattcatgtatttatttaggaAATATAGTTTTCCAAATAAATACCCCTCTTTTTTGCAAATATGAAGGATATTGTTTTTACAATTGAGGTGTTTAAGTAGacac includes:
- the EOMES gene encoding eomesodermin homolog isoform X1; translation: MQLGEQLLGSTANLPGAPFYPLESAGGSTRHLSSGSPPRLDLEKGPKKFGGVSEPAAAGMLGEAEAAGDTPPFVAAGQGPTKAATVVDGGRKSSPCPAEEEVLPPVPAPARYSLDGLSPERYYLQSPGPQGGAELGGPCALFPYAGAAGSAQPGSMYQASGGTRYPYGSVLSPPGGFSTAASRTPFGSAAGAYQYSQGAPPGSLYSPYPAAAAGSCGGLGALAMPGGAGGLRAQVFLCNRPLWLKFHRHQTEMIITKQGRRMFPFLSFNITGLNPTAHYNVFVEVVLADPNHWRFQGGKWVTCGKADNNMQGNKVYVHPESPNTGAHWMRQEISFGKLKLTNNKGANNNNTQMIVLQSLHKYQPRLHIVEVTEDGVEDMNDSSKTQTFNFPETQFIAVTAYQNTDITQLKIDHNPFAKGFRDNYDSMYTASENDRLTPSPTDSPRSHQIVPGARYSMQPFFQEQFVNNLPPARFYNGERTVPQTNGLLSPQQNEEVTNPPQRWFVTPVQQSGTNKLDMNSYETDYSPSTLLPYGIKSLPLQTSHALGYYPDPAFSSMAGWGSRGSYQRKMSAGLPWTSRTSPPGFSEDLLSKEKVKEEMGSSWIETPPSIKSLDSNDSGVYTGACKRRRLSPSTSSNENSPTMKCEDINTEDYSKDTSKGMGYYAFYTSS
- the EOMES gene encoding eomesodermin homolog isoform X2: MQLGEQLLGSTANLPGAPFYPLESAGGSTRHLSSGSPPRLDLEKGPKKFGGVSEPAAAGMLGEAEAAGDTPPFVAAGQGPTKAATVVDGGRKSSPCPAEEEVLPPVPAPARYSLDGLSPERYYLQSPGPQGGAELGGPCALFPYAGAAGSAQPGSMYQASGGTRYPYGSVLSPPGGFSTAASRTPFGSAAGAYQYSQGAPPGSLYSPYPAAAAGSCGGLGALAMPGGAGGLRAQVFLCNRPLWLKFHRHQTEMIITKQGRRMFPFLSFNITGLNPTAHYNVFVEVVLADPNHWRFQGGKWVTCGKADNNMQGNKVYVHPESPNTGAHWMRQEISFGKLKLTNNKGANNNNTQMIVLQSLHKYQPRLHIVEVTEDGVEDMNDSSKTQTFNFPETQFIAVTAYQNTDITQLKIDHNPFAKGFRDNYDSSHQIVPGARYSMQPFFQEQFVNNLPPARFYNGERTVPQTNGLLSPQQNEEVTNPPQRWFVTPVQQSGTNKLDMNSYETDYSPSTLLPYGIKSLPLQTSHALGYYPDPAFSSMAGWGSRGSYQRKMSAGLPWTSRTSPPGFSEDLLSKEKVKEEMGSSWIETPPSIKSLDSNDSGVYTGACKRRRLSPSTSSNENSPTMKCEDINTEDYSKDTSKGMGYYAFYTSS